One Peromyscus leucopus breed LL Stock chromosome 14, UCI_PerLeu_2.1, whole genome shotgun sequence genomic window carries:
- the Znf410 gene encoding zinc finger protein 410 isoform X5, whose amino-acid sequence MLSDELESKPELLVQFVQNTSIPLGQGLVESEAKDITCLSLLPVTEASECSRLMLPDDTPNHTNSSKEVPSSAVLRSLQVNVGPDGEETRAQTVQKSPEFLSTPESPSLLQDLQPSDSTSFILLNLTRAGLGSSAEHFVFVQDETEDSGNDFLSGESTDSSIPWFLRVQELAHDSLIAATRAQLAKSAKTSGSGENGHLGSGDGQPKASGPLPQVEKRLKCTVEGCDRTFVWPAHFKYHLKTHRNERPFICPAEGCGKSFYVLQRLKVHMRTHNGEKPFMCHESGCGKQFTTAGNLKNHRRIHTGEKPFLCEAQGCGRSFAEYSSLRKHLVVHSGLR is encoded by the exons ATGTTATCAGATGAGTTAGAGTCCAAACCAGAG CTCCTGGTACAGTTTGTTCAGAACACCTCCATCCCCCTGGGACAAGGGCTAGTAGAATCAGAAGCTAAAGACATCACTTGCTTATCCCTCCTTCCAGTGACCGAGGCCTCAGAATGCAGTCGGCTAATGTTACCAG ATGATACTCCAAATCACACCAATTCCTCCAAGGAGGTCCCTTCTTCAGCTGTTTTGAGGAGCCTTCAGGTGAACGTGGGCCCAGACGGAGAAGAGACGAGGGCTCAGACTGTACAGAAGTCCCCAGAATTCCTGTCCACTCCAGAGTCGCCCAGCCTGTTACAAGATCTACAGCCAAGTGACAGCACTTCCTTTATCCTTCTTAACCTAACAAGAGCAG GTCTGGGCTCTTCAGCTGAGCACTTTGTGTTTGTACAGGATGAGACAGAGGATTCAGGGAATGACTTCCTCTCTGGGGAGAGCACAGACAGCAGCATCCCGTGGTTCCTCCGGGTCCAGGAACTGGCCCATGACAGTCTGATTGCTGCTACTCGTGCCCAGCTGGCAAAGAGCGCCAAGACCAGCGGCAGCG GAGAAAATGGCCACCTTGGCTCTGGCGATGGGCAGCCCAAAGCTTCTGGGCCCCTTCCTCAAGTGGAGAAGAGACTTAAGTGCACAGTTGAAGGCTGTGACCGGACGTTCGTGTGGCCAGCTCACTTCAAGTACCACCTGAAAACCCATCG GAACGAGCGCCCCTTCATCTGCCCTGCAGAAGGCTGTGGGAAAAGCTTTTACGTGCTGCAGAGGCTGAAGGTGCACATGAGGACACACAACGGGGAGAAACCCTTTATGTGCCATGAGTCAGGGTGTGGTAAACAGTTCACCACAGCTGGCAACCTGAAGAACCACCGTCGCATCCACACAG gAGAGAAGCCTTTCCTTTGTGAAGCCCAGGGATGTGGCCGTTCCTTTGCTGAGTATTCCAGCCTCCGGAAACACCTGGTGGTTCACTCAG